Proteins from one Malaya genurostris strain Urasoe2022 chromosome 2, Malgen_1.1, whole genome shotgun sequence genomic window:
- the LOC131428735 gene encoding uncharacterized protein LOC131428735 — protein MPPKVHHTPKAEPIISTDKVDSKACLIHQRTKIQNRVSTISRTLEEANNDPTIVEVTPSDEIEDEDEALDIFDAFHTDTLSLIEHLVENLSPAAVRDISSSATIQQQSLRAPVPTFDGKVENWPKFRTMFEDIIGRSCNSDAVKLHHLDKAQIDDASGLITAKMIVDNNFQQTWKQLSDQFENPRVIVDTHLEGLLEMKPMTKRNHKDLLELLKTFNRHVGGLEYQGLVVDELSGLILTKILTTRLDEQTLQLWERTQQHAKLPKYEETALFLRNECQVLERFQNRHQITTREAVPKQQSSSRTLNQKSHAVTTVTVVSSCQVCGGNHRHFECPEFNKLSTTQRIEKVKVLNICFNCLRFGHRSLDCSSKKSCYRCHKRHHTLLHEESVFKEAPPSSQTPDPMYKTGKDSLKYPQTVVVCSNSNSKTVMLMTAVVLIKDQCKRTIPCRVLLDCGSQINFICKTLADRLKFEKQAVYVPIAGIGGAKACAKEKLVVKVESRLSDFTTCIECLVVPKITGPIPSAKIDISSWLIDVNLPMADPKFNIPSDIDMLIGASQFLRLLKTGRMQLKNHLPELQETHFGWVVAGDFDGAITSQQCLVSTTDSISDILCQFWELEEIAESATLSFEQDECEKICQSSHARDVTGRYMVSLPFRDSVQELGNNRSLAMRRFLALERRFRKNPVLKQEYCKFIEEYEQLGHCQEVVESDDDISCSGYYLPHHAIFRLSSSTTKIRVVFDASAKSSRAEKSLNDVLQVGATLKSDIFSILLRFRKHQVVFTADITKKYRQIRVIPEHTRFQRIFWRSNPDDPLRILELTTVTYGTSAAPYLATRCLMQLCEDEGDSFPLAERIIRLDCYVDDVISGANTVREAIECQSQIQQLLERGGFPIHKWCSNAIEVLNQIPESDREKLVHLDNSSVNVTKTLGLMWSSQQDEFVFNVNITNRQENPHTKRSVLSEISRLFDPLGLISPVTIIAKIIMQRIWKAGLAWDDPLKEELIASWLQFRKSLFHVNSIKIPRCTITSGVKNIEYHGFSDASAAAYGAVIYTRCILSDGTIRLNMLCSKSKVSPIAEMTIPRKELLGARLLSRLLVKVLDSFQLKISDVILWSDSQVVLAWLQKPLTSLELFVRNRVMEIVKNTQGCTWNYIRSKQNPADIMSRGQLPLALSTNELWWNAPKFLSKADYKLEIPDDIPDEDLPELRKVHLIVAPVVNEEKLPVFSKFSSFRKMQRVLALVLRFISNCKLKSSNERSLYHYLTIQELRSALHLIIKVIQHEALGDEIHRMMSRRPYKNISSLDPIYDNGILPVGGRLQNSRLPFDMKHPIILPKHPITDQLIRKIICQKNNQELHHMFPFEP, from the exons ATGCCACCGAAGGTACACCATACTCCCAAGGCAGAGCCCATCATCAGCACTGATAAGGTAGATTCCAAAGCATGTTTAATACATCAACGTACCAAGATCCAGAATAGAGTAAGCACGATAAGCCGAACGCTGGAGGAAGCAAATAACGATCCCA CAATTGTTGAGGTTACCCCTTCCGATGAAATTGAAGATGAAGATGAAGCGCTGGACATTTTCGACGCTTTTCATACGGACACGCTTTCTTTAATTGAGCACCTCGTCGAAAACCTTTCTCCTGCTGCTGTTCGAGATATAAGTTCTTCCGCAACCATTCAACAGCAATCACTTAGAGCTCCAGTTCCCACTTTTGATGGGAAGGTGGAAAATTGGCCGAAATTCCGAACAATGTTTGAAGACATTATCGGGCGTAGTTGTAATTCCGATGCAGTAAAGTTACATCACCTTGATAAGGCGCAGATAGATGATGCTTCTGGATTAATTACGGCAAAAATGATAGTTgacaataattttcaacaaacatgGAAGCAGCTGAGCGACCAATTTGAAAACCCAAGAGTAATCGTCGATACTCATCTTGAAGGACTGCTCGAGATGAAACCGATGACCAAACGCAACCATAAGGATTTACTCGAGCTACTAAAAACATTTAACCGACATGTTGGTGGTCTCGAGTACCAAGGACTAGTAGTTGATGAACTTTCTGGTCTTATTCTCACGAAGATACTTACCACGCGATTAGATGAACAAACTCTTCAACTGTGGGAGAGAACCCAGCAACATGCCAAATTGCCCAAATATGAAGAAACCGCACTGTTTTTACGAAACGAATGCCAAGTTTTGGAAAGGTTCCAAAATCGGCACCAGATTACAACAAGAGAAGCCGTACCAAAACAGCAATCCAGTTCAAGAACACTCAATCAAAAATCACATGCTGTAACTACTGTCACTGTTGTAAGTTCCTGTCAGGTATGTGGCGGCAACCATCGTCATTTTGAGTGCCCAGAGTTCAACAAACTGTCAACAACTCAACGAATTGAGAAAGTGAAGGTGCTGAACATTTGTTTCAATTGCCTTCGGTTCGGTCACAGGTCATTGGACTGCTCATCAAAAAAATCCTGCTATCGCTGCCATAAGAGACATCACACTTTACTACATGAAGAGAGTGTTTTTAAAGAAGCCCCACCATCAAGCCAGACTCCAGATCCAATGTACAAAACCGGCAAGGACAGTTTGAAGTATCCGCAAACTGTTGTAGTTTGCAGTAATTCTAATTCCAAAACCGTGATGCTTATGACTGCTGTTGTGCTAATCAAGGATCAGTGTAAACGGACAATACCATGTCGAGTTCTATTGGATTGTGGTTCGCAAATaaatttcatttgcaagacctTGGCAGATcgtttgaagtttgaaaaacAGGCTGTGTATGTTCCTATTGCTGGAATTGGAGGAGCCAAAGCTTGTGCCAAGGAAAAACTAGTGGTGAAGGTGGAATCCAGATTATCCGATTTCACAACATGCATCGAATGCTTAGTGGTTCCCAAAATTACCGGACCTATTCCATCTGCCAAAATCGATATTTCTTCGTGGCTAATCGACGTTAATCTACCTATGGCAGATCCAAAATTTAACATCCCTTCAGATATCGACATGCTAATCGGTGCTTCACAGTTTTTGCGGTTGCTGAAAACAGGTCGAATGCAGTTAAAGAATCAtttgccagaacttcaagaaacACACTTCGGATGGGTAGTTGCAGGTGATTTCGACGGTGCAATTACTTCTCAGCAGTGCTTAGTATCCACAACCGACTCCATTTCCGATATTCTTTGCCAATTTTGGGAGCTGGAGGAAATTGCAGAGTCTGCTACTTTAAGTTTCGAGCAAGATGAGTGCGAAAAAATATGCCAATCCAGTCATGCTCGAGACGTGACCGGTCGTTATATGGTTAGTTTACCGTTTCGAGATTCTGTACAGGAGTTGGGAAACAATCGTAGCTTGGCTATGCGAAGATTCCTTGCGTTGGAAAGAAGATTTCGAAAAAATCCTGTCTTAAAGCAGGAATATTGCAAGTTTATCGAGGAATACGAGCAGCTAGGTCATTGCCAAGAAGTGGTTGAATCTGATGATGATATCAGTTGTAGCGGTTATTATCTGCCGCATCATGCTATTTTCCGCCTATCAAGTTCAACTACCAAAATTCGGGTTGTCTTTGACGCTTCTGCCAAATCATCGCGAGCTGAGAAGTCATTGAACGATGTTCTACAAGTCGGAGCAACACTTAAGAGTGACATTTTCAGCATTCTACTACGGTTTCGAAAACATCAAGTGGTGTTTACTGCCGACATTACAAAAAAGTACCGGCAAATACGCGTTATACCCGAGCATACAAGGTTTCAACGAATATTTTGGCGTTCAAACCCAGACGACCCTCTTCGTATTTTGGAACTTACAACAGTTACCTATGGGACATCCGCAGCTCCTTATTTGGCTACCCGATGTTTAATGCAGCTTTGCGAAGATGAAGGCGATTCATTCCCACTCGCTGAACGAATTATCCGTCTAGATTGTTACGTAGATGACGTCATTTCAGGTGCGAATACTGTAAGAGAGGCGATTGAATGTCAATCTCAAATACAGCAACTACTCGAGCGAGGTGGTTTTCCTATTCACAAATGGTGttccaatgccatagaagttctCAACCAAATTCCCGAATCCGATCGTGAGAAATTAGTGCATCTTGATAACAGTTCAGTTAACGTAACGAAAACATTGGGTTTGATGTGGAGCTCACAACAGGACGAATTTGTgttcaacgtcaatattaccaaCAGACAAGAAAACCCACATACGAAGCGCTCGGTACTATCCGAGATTAGCAGGCTGTTCGACCCGCTTGGTCTCATATCTCCAGTTACCATTATTGCCAAAATAATTATGCAGAGGATTTGGAAAGCTGGACTCGCTTGGGATGATCCATTAAAAGAAGAGTTAATTGCGTCATGGCTGCAATTTCGTAAATCTTTATTCCATGTTAACAGTATAAAGATTCCCCGATGTACTATAACTAGTGGTGTCAAAAATATCGAATATCATGGTTTCTCAGATGCATCTGCTGCTGCATATGGTGCAGTCATCTATACTCGTTGCATCCTGTCTGATGGTACAATTCGACTGAATATGCTGTGCAGTAAATCCAAGGTATCTCCGATTGCAGAAATGACTATTCCAcgtaaagaattgcttggtgctCGACTACTGTCTCGTCTATTGGTGAAAGTCCTGGATTCCTTCCAATTAAAAATATCAGATGTGATTCTGTGGAGTGACAGTCAGGTAGTTCTAGCATGGCTTCAAAAACCTTTAACATCACTTGAATTGTTCGTTCGAAACCGAGTAATGGAAATTGTAAAAAACACTCAAGGTTGCACATGGAATTACATCAGATCTAAACAAAATCCTGCCGATATTATGTCCAGAGGTCAACTGCCACTCGCTTTGAGTACAAATGAGCTTTGGTGGAACGCGCCGAAGTTTCTAAGCAAAGCCGATTACAAGTTGGAGATTCCTGATGATATTCCAGATGAAGATCTTCCAGAATTAAGAAAGGTTCACCTTATTGTGGCCCCTGTTGTCAACGAGGAAAAGTTACCTGTGTTCTCCAAGTTCAGTTCATTCAGGAAAATGCAGAGGGTTCTCGCGTTGGTGCTGCGATTCATCAGTAATTGTAAATTGAAATCATCGAATGAACGAAGTTTGTATCACTATCTTACAATCCAAGAACTTCGCTCAGCACTGCATTTGATTATCAAGGTGATTCAACACGAAGCTCTTGGTGACGAGATTCATCGTATGATGTCCAGAAGGCCGTACAAAAACATTTCTTCTCTTGATCCGATCTACGACAATGGCATTTTGCCTGTTGGAGGAAGGCTTCAGAACTCTCGTTTGCCTTTCGATATGAAGCACCCAATCATACTTCCAAAACATCCAATTACCGATCAACTCATCC GGAAGATCATCTGTCAGAAAAATAACCAGGAGCTGCATCACATGTTTCCGTTCGAACCCTAG